The DNA sequence CGCCAAGGGCGGGACCGTCCGTGACGACTCCAAGATCGTGACGATCGCCACGAGCCACGTGGAGTACGAGTCGGAGAACCGCCACTACGCGCACGTCGACTGCCCCGGGCACGCCGACTACGTGAAGAACATGATCACCGGCGCGGCGCAGATGGACGGCGCCATCCTGGTG is a window from the Sandaracinaceae bacterium genome containing:
- a CDS encoding GTP-binding protein — its product is MAKEKFVRTKPHVNVGTIGHIDHGKTTLTAAITKVMSDKFGGNAVTYADIAKGGTVRDDSKIVTIATSHVEYESENRHYAHVDCPGHADYVKNMITGAAQMDGAILV